A stretch of Rhodoferax potami DNA encodes these proteins:
- a CDS encoding AzlD domain-containing protein has translation MSLFENTDVWTLLTIVGLACVTVVARSFFFIFDRHWEMPAWAQRGLQYAPIAALAAVIVPEIVMVQGQIIHTLKDARLYAVAAGLAYFFWRRGRGQAVLGTIMSGMAVYLPLHIGWGW, from the coding sequence ATGAGTCTCTTTGAAAACACCGATGTCTGGACCCTGCTGACGATCGTGGGGCTGGCGTGCGTAACCGTGGTTGCGCGCTCTTTCTTTTTCATCTTCGACAGGCACTGGGAAATGCCTGCATGGGCGCAGCGTGGCTTGCAATATGCGCCCATCGCCGCTTTGGCAGCCGTGATCGTGCCGGAGATCGTGATGGTTCAGGGCCAGATAATTCACACGCTCAAAGACGCGCGCCTGTATGCGGTCGCCGCGGGTTTGGCGTATTTTTTCTGGCGGCGTGGACGGGGGCAGGCCGTGCTGGGCACCATCATGTCCGGCATGGCGGTGTATCTGCCGCTGCATATTGGCTGGGGCTGGTAG
- a CDS encoding phosphoglycerate kinase, whose amino-acid sequence MQVIRFSDLVAQGQVAGKRVFIRADLNVPQDDAGHITEDTRIRASIPCIEMALNAGAAVMVTSHLGRPTEGEFKPEDSLAPVAKRMGELMGREIPVLANWTDGVTVAPGQLVMLENCRVNKGEKKNNEELAKKMAALCDIFVHDAFGTAHRAEASTYGIAQFAPVACAGPLLAAEMDAISKALLAPKRPLVAIVAGSKVSTKLTILKSLADNVDQLIVGGGIANTFMLAAGLKIGKSLAEPDLLAEATAVIEAMKARGAAVPIPTDVVTAKTFAADAPATIKAATDVADDDLILDIGPQTAQALAEQLKKAGTIVWNGPVGVFEFPAFENGTKVIAHAIAESSAFSIAGGGDTLAAIAKYGIEKQVGYISTGGGAFLEVLEGKTLPAFEILGKRAAG is encoded by the coding sequence ATGCAAGTGATCCGCTTTTCTGATCTGGTCGCCCAAGGCCAGGTGGCCGGCAAACGTGTTTTCATCCGTGCCGATTTGAATGTGCCTCAAGACGATGCCGGTCACATCACTGAAGACACCCGCATCCGCGCCAGCATTCCGTGCATCGAGATGGCGCTGAATGCCGGAGCTGCCGTGATGGTGACCAGCCACTTGGGGCGCCCCACTGAGGGCGAGTTCAAGCCTGAAGACTCTTTGGCCCCTGTGGCCAAGCGCATGGGCGAGCTGATGGGCCGCGAGATTCCGGTGTTGGCCAATTGGACCGACGGCGTGACGGTTGCACCCGGCCAGCTGGTGATGCTGGAAAACTGCCGCGTCAACAAGGGCGAGAAAAAGAACAACGAAGAACTCGCCAAGAAAATGGCCGCTCTGTGTGACATCTTTGTGCACGACGCGTTTGGTACTGCCCACCGCGCGGAAGCTTCCACTTACGGTATCGCCCAATTCGCGCCGGTGGCGTGTGCAGGCCCCTTGCTGGCCGCGGAAATGGATGCGATCAGCAAAGCCCTGCTGGCGCCCAAGCGCCCGCTGGTGGCCATCGTGGCGGGTTCCAAGGTGTCCACCAAGCTCACCATTTTGAAGAGCTTGGCCGACAACGTGGACCAGTTGATTGTGGGCGGCGGTATCGCGAATACCTTCATGCTGGCGGCCGGCTTGAAAATCGGCAAGAGCTTGGCTGAGCCCGATTTGTTGGCAGAGGCCACTGCAGTGATCGAGGCCATGAAAGCGCGCGGTGCCGCAGTGCCTATCCCGACGGACGTGGTCACTGCCAAAACCTTTGCGGCTGATGCGCCCGCCACCATCAAGGCTGCGACCGACGTGGCGGATGATGACCTGATTCTGGATATCGGCCCGCAGACGGCCCAGGCGTTGGCTGAGCAACTCAAGAAGGCCGGCACCATTGTGTGGAACGGCCCGGTGGGTGTGTTTGAATTCCCGGCTTTCGAGAACGGCACCAAGGTGATTGCCCACGCCATCGCGGAGAGCAGTGCCTTCAGCATTGCCGGCGGTGGCGACACGCTGGCTGCGATTGCCAAGTACGGCATCGAAAAACAAGTGGGTTACATCTCTACCGGTGGCGGTGCGTTCCTCGAAGTGCTGGAAGGCAAAACCCTGCCGGCTTTCGAGATTTTGGGCAAGCGCGCAGCGGGTTGA
- a CDS encoding diguanylate cyclase domain-containing protein produces the protein MNAAASHTAALLDSTHGKPKLLVVDDQPVHLQLLMHTLSADYQVYMATSGEQALALCRSDPPDLVLLDVLMPGMDGFTVCKALKADPQTAALPIIFVTARSDPGQETHGLSLGAVDFIAKPINPAVVKARVHTQLTLKFQADMLKKLVLLDGLSGVFNRRYFDQQLASEWARSTRSGQSLSLILVDVDHFEAYNTRYGHQAGDDCLRTIALALKEVLRRPADVVARFAGEEFACLLPDTSPAHARKLANHMEQRVRELVGLKPDQSAGRQVTISLGLVTRLQAAPVTWEAFLQAASEQLQHAKKAGTGQIRALQLDGATQPAT, from the coding sequence ATGAATGCCGCTGCCTCACACACTGCCGCCTTGCTGGACAGCACCCACGGCAAGCCCAAGCTTCTGGTGGTCGACGACCAGCCCGTACACCTGCAGTTGCTGATGCACACGCTCTCTGCGGATTACCAGGTCTATATGGCGACCAGCGGTGAGCAGGCCTTGGCGCTGTGCCGTAGCGACCCGCCCGACCTGGTGCTGTTGGATGTGCTGATGCCGGGCATGGATGGCTTCACCGTGTGCAAAGCCCTGAAAGCCGACCCTCAGACGGCTGCGCTCCCCATCATTTTTGTGACCGCCCGCTCAGACCCCGGCCAGGAAACCCACGGCCTGAGCTTGGGCGCAGTGGACTTTATTGCTAAGCCGATCAACCCGGCAGTGGTCAAGGCACGGGTGCACACCCAGCTCACACTCAAGTTCCAGGCAGACATGCTGAAGAAACTGGTACTGCTCGACGGCTTGTCTGGGGTGTTCAATCGCCGCTATTTTGATCAACAGCTCGCCTCGGAGTGGGCGCGCTCGACCCGCAGCGGCCAATCACTTTCTTTGATTCTGGTGGATGTGGACCACTTCGAGGCCTACAACACCCGCTACGGCCATCAAGCCGGAGATGACTGCTTGCGCACAATTGCGTTAGCGCTCAAAGAGGTGTTGCGCCGCCCGGCCGACGTAGTGGCCCGTTTTGCCGGAGAAGAATTCGCCTGTCTATTGCCAGACACCTCGCCCGCACACGCGCGCAAGCTTGCGAACCACATGGAGCAACGTGTGCGCGAACTCGTGGGGCTAAAGCCGGATCAGTCTGCAGGGCGACAGGTCACGATCAGCCTGGGACTGGTGACCCGCTTGCAGGCCGCGCCTGTGACTTGGGAAGCGTTTTTACAGGCCGCCAGCGAGCAACTCCAACACGCCAAAAAAGCAGGGACCGGGCAGATCCGTGCCCTGCAACTCGACGGCGCAACCCAGCCGGCCACCTGA
- the pyk gene encoding pyruvate kinase: MPRRATKIVATLGPASSDAAILEQMIRAGVNVVRLNFSHGKAQDHIDRARLVREAAQRAGREVAIMADLQGPKIRVGKFAEGKVFLEQGQKFVLDAARTELGDIDAVGLDYKSLPSEVKAGDVLLLNDGLIVIVVDSVVGDKVHTTVKLGGELSNNKGINKQGGGLTAPALTGKDMEDIRTAMSFQADYVAVSFPKNATDMEMARQLCNVAAAEYNHKPGLIAKIERAEAIPKLEEILLASDGIMVARGDLAVEVGNAAVPALQKRMIKMAREHDKVVITATQMMESMITNPVPTRAEVSDVANAVLDGTDAVMLSAETAAGKYPLETVIEMAKICLAAESSEMVKLDADFTGKTFTRIDQSIAMGALFTAHHLGAKAIVAMTDSGSTALWMSRHLIHVPIYALTPKVSTQRKMTLYRNVRPLLMGTSADRDTALMDAEKHLKTRGIVQKGDIYAITCGEPMGAPGGTNMLKICAVS, translated from the coding sequence ATGCCGCGCCGCGCCACCAAAATTGTTGCCACCCTCGGACCCGCCTCCAGCGATGCCGCCATTCTGGAGCAGATGATCCGGGCCGGTGTGAACGTGGTCCGGCTGAATTTCAGCCACGGCAAGGCGCAAGACCATATTGATCGCGCCCGTTTGGTGCGCGAAGCGGCGCAGCGCGCAGGGCGTGAAGTGGCCATCATGGCCGACCTGCAGGGCCCCAAAATTCGCGTCGGCAAGTTTGCCGAAGGTAAGGTATTTCTGGAGCAAGGCCAGAAATTTGTGCTGGATGCAGCCCGCACCGAGCTGGGTGATATCGACGCGGTGGGTCTCGATTACAAATCCCTGCCCAGCGAAGTCAAAGCCGGCGACGTGCTCTTGCTCAATGACGGTTTGATCGTGATCGTGGTGGACTCTGTGGTCGGCGACAAGGTGCACACCACCGTCAAGCTGGGCGGCGAGCTGTCCAACAACAAGGGCATCAACAAACAAGGCGGCGGCTTGACAGCGCCTGCCCTGACCGGCAAAGACATGGAAGATATCCGCACTGCGATGAGCTTCCAGGCGGACTACGTGGCCGTGAGCTTCCCAAAGAACGCCACCGACATGGAAATGGCACGCCAGCTCTGCAACGTGGCCGCCGCCGAGTACAACCACAAGCCCGGTTTGATCGCCAAGATCGAGCGCGCTGAAGCCATCCCTAAGCTCGAAGAAATTCTGCTGGCATCGGACGGCATCATGGTGGCCCGTGGTGACTTGGCTGTGGAGGTGGGTAACGCTGCAGTCCCCGCACTGCAAAAGCGCATGATCAAGATGGCCCGCGAGCACGACAAAGTGGTGATCACTGCGACCCAGATGATGGAATCCATGATCACCAACCCTGTGCCCACCCGCGCGGAGGTGAGCGACGTGGCCAACGCGGTGCTGGACGGCACCGACGCGGTGATGTTGTCCGCTGAAACCGCAGCTGGCAAGTACCCGCTGGAAACCGTGATCGAAATGGCCAAGATTTGCTTGGCAGCCGAGAGCAGCGAAATGGTCAAGCTGGATGCAGACTTCACCGGCAAGACCTTCACCCGCATCGACCAGTCCATCGCCATGGGCGCGCTGTTCACTGCTCACCACCTGGGTGCCAAAGCCATCGTGGCCATGACTGACAGCGGCAGTACCGCCTTGTGGATGAGCCGCCACCTGATCCATGTGCCGATTTACGCCTTGACCCCCAAGGTCAGCACCCAGCGCAAGATGACGCTGTACCGCAACGTGCGCCCTTTGCTGATGGGCACCAGCGCGGACCGCGATACCGCGTTGATGGATGCTGAAAAGCACCTCAAGACCCGCGGTATTGTGCAAAAGGGCGACATCTACGCCATCACTTGTGGCGAGCCGATGGGCGCACCGGGTGGTACCAACATGTTGAAGATTTGCGCGGTCAGCTAA
- the fba gene encoding class II fructose-bisphosphate aldolase (catalyzes the reversible aldol condensation of dihydroxyacetonephosphate and glyceraldehyde 3-phosphate in the Calvin cycle, glycolysis, and/or gluconeogenesis) translates to MALVSMRELLDHAATHNYAIPAFNVNNLEQVQAIMEAAKETGAPVIMQASAGARKYAGEHFLKHLIQAAVESYPTIPVVMHQDHGQSPAVCQGAIDLGFSSVMMDGSLEADGKTIASFEYNVEVTRKVVDMAHKLGVTVEGELGCLGSLETMKGDKEDGHGTDAVMTREQLLTDPEEAAEFVKRTQLDALAIAIGTSHGAYKFTRQPTGDILAIERIKEIHARIPNTHLVMHGSSAVPQELLAAINQYGGKMAQTWGVPVEEVQRAIQFGVRKVNIDTDIRMAMTAAVRKFMFENPEKFDAREWLKPAREAAKQLCKQRYIEFGCEGRAASIKGHSLQVVAGQYARGELSQVVQDSAVTA, encoded by the coding sequence ATGGCACTCGTTTCGATGCGCGAGCTTCTGGACCACGCGGCAACGCATAACTATGCGATTCCAGCGTTTAACGTCAACAACCTGGAGCAAGTCCAGGCCATCATGGAGGCCGCCAAGGAAACCGGTGCCCCCGTGATCATGCAGGCTAGCGCCGGCGCCCGCAAATATGCCGGCGAACACTTTCTCAAGCACCTGATCCAGGCGGCTGTTGAGAGCTACCCCACCATTCCGGTGGTGATGCACCAAGACCATGGCCAAAGCCCCGCGGTATGCCAGGGCGCGATCGACCTGGGCTTCAGCTCGGTGATGATGGACGGCTCTTTGGAAGCCGACGGCAAAACCATCGCCAGCTTTGAATACAACGTCGAAGTCACCCGCAAGGTGGTGGACATGGCCCACAAGTTGGGTGTGACCGTGGAAGGCGAGTTGGGCTGCCTCGGCTCCCTGGAGACCATGAAGGGTGACAAGGAAGACGGCCACGGCACGGACGCTGTCATGACCCGTGAGCAGCTCCTGACAGACCCTGAAGAAGCCGCTGAGTTTGTCAAACGTACCCAGCTGGACGCTTTGGCCATTGCCATCGGTACCAGCCACGGCGCATACAAGTTCACCCGCCAGCCCACGGGCGATATCTTGGCGATTGAGCGCATCAAAGAAATTCACGCCCGTATTCCCAACACCCATTTGGTGATGCACGGCTCCAGCGCAGTACCGCAAGAGTTGCTGGCCGCCATCAACCAATACGGCGGCAAGATGGCCCAGACCTGGGGCGTGCCAGTCGAAGAAGTGCAGCGCGCCATTCAATTCGGTGTGCGCAAAGTCAATATCGACACCGATATTCGCATGGCCATGACCGCTGCTGTGCGCAAGTTCATGTTTGAGAACCCTGAAAAGTTCGATGCCCGCGAGTGGCTCAAGCCCGCCCGTGAAGCTGCCAAACAGTTGTGCAAACAGCGTTACATCGAGTTCGGTTGCGAAGGTCGTGCGGCCAGCATCAAGGGCCACAGCCTGCAAGTGGTGGCTGGCCAGTACGCGCGTGGCGAGTTGTCTCAAGTGGTGCAGGACAGCGCGGTCACCGCCTGA
- a CDS encoding phosphoribosylaminoimidazolesuccinocarboxamide synthase has translation MTSALHTSALSLPLLARGKVRDNYAVGDDRILMVASDRLSAFDVIMGEPIPGKGALLTQMALFWFEKLGKNGADVCPNHLTGDAPESVVTAAEVAQVTGRSMLVKRLKPLPVEAVVRGYLAGSGWKEYQQNSAVCGVPLPAGLQNASKLPEPIYTPAAKAAVGDHDENITFEKTVEMIGLDLATQIRDISIQIYKVAAEFALTKGIIIADTKFEFGLDKDGTLTLMDEVLTPDSSRYWPVESYQVGTNPPSYDKQFVRDWLEQALVDGKPWDKTPPAPRVPREVIEKTADKYREALQRLTA, from the coding sequence ATGACTTCAGCTTTGCACACCTCCGCCCTGTCCCTTCCATTGCTTGCCCGCGGCAAGGTGCGCGACAACTATGCGGTGGGCGACGACCGTATCCTGATGGTGGCCAGCGACCGTTTGAGCGCGTTTGACGTGATCATGGGTGAGCCGATTCCGGGCAAAGGCGCGCTGCTGACGCAGATGGCGCTGTTCTGGTTCGAGAAGCTGGGTAAAAATGGCGCCGATGTGTGCCCCAACCATTTGACGGGTGACGCCCCCGAGAGCGTGGTGACTGCTGCAGAGGTGGCCCAAGTGACCGGGCGCTCGATGTTGGTGAAGCGCCTCAAGCCCCTACCGGTCGAAGCCGTCGTGCGCGGCTATCTGGCGGGCAGCGGTTGGAAAGAGTACCAGCAGAACAGCGCAGTCTGCGGCGTGCCTTTGCCGGCTGGTTTGCAAAATGCCAGCAAGCTGCCGGAGCCGATTTACACCCCTGCCGCGAAGGCCGCGGTCGGTGACCATGATGAGAACATCACGTTCGAGAAAACTGTCGAGATGATCGGTCTCGATCTGGCGACACAGATTCGCGACATCAGTATCCAGATTTACAAAGTGGCAGCCGAGTTTGCGCTCACCAAGGGCATCATCATCGCGGACACCAAGTTCGAATTCGGCCTGGACAAAGATGGCACCTTGACGCTGATGGACGAGGTCTTGACCCCCGATTCATCCCGCTACTGGCCTGTGGAGAGTTACCAGGTTGGCACCAACCCCCCGAGTTACGACAAGCAGTTTGTACGCGACTGGTTGGAGCAAGCGCTGGTGGACGGCAAGCCGTGGGACAAAACGCCCCCCGCACCCCGCGTGCCCCGGGAGGTGATCGAGAAGACCGCTGACAAGTACCGCGAAGCCCTGCAGCGCTTGACCGCTTGA
- the trxA gene encoding thioredoxin, with protein sequence MIDVTLENFETEVIAASHQVPVLVDFWAPWCGPCKTLGPLLEKVEADYGGRFKLVKIDSDQEQQLAQAFGIRSIPTCVLMINGKPADGFMGAVPESKLKEFLDKHVPTEEVLEAEADVEDAQSLAEAGDPRAALQKLHEALTLNPGNDDARYDYVKLLIESDMIEDAEAALAPTLAYIPKQQRFEALAQFLDAIKFVLTDDKGLWTPSQFDEVIATNKRDFDTRLAKARVLMVGGDWTGSMDELLEIIMRDKAWNNEVPRKTFVAILELLTPPKPKVDPAAAGKATGGIEVLGKVVTEQDPQAQLVASYRRKLSMALN encoded by the coding sequence ATGATCGACGTCACCCTAGAAAACTTCGAAACCGAAGTCATCGCCGCCTCCCACCAGGTGCCCGTTCTGGTCGATTTTTGGGCGCCTTGGTGCGGCCCTTGCAAGACGCTGGGACCGCTGCTCGAGAAGGTAGAAGCCGACTACGGCGGCCGCTTCAAGCTGGTGAAAATCGACTCCGACCAGGAGCAACAGCTCGCCCAGGCTTTCGGCATCCGCAGCATTCCGACCTGCGTGCTGATGATCAACGGCAAGCCGGCAGATGGCTTCATGGGCGCGGTGCCTGAGAGCAAGCTCAAAGAGTTTCTGGACAAGCACGTGCCCACCGAAGAAGTGCTGGAAGCCGAAGCCGATGTGGAAGACGCCCAGTCTCTGGCAGAAGCAGGTGACCCCCGTGCCGCTTTACAAAAGCTGCACGAAGCCCTGACCCTGAACCCCGGCAACGATGACGCTCGCTACGACTACGTCAAGCTGCTGATCGAGAGCGACATGATCGAAGACGCCGAGGCCGCCTTGGCCCCGACCTTGGCCTACATCCCCAAGCAGCAGCGCTTTGAGGCACTGGCGCAGTTTCTGGATGCCATCAAGTTCGTACTGACCGACGACAAAGGCCTGTGGACCCCGTCCCAGTTTGACGAAGTGATCGCCACCAACAAGCGCGACTTCGACACCCGCTTAGCCAAAGCCCGTGTGCTCATGGTGGGTGGTGACTGGACCGGCTCGATGGACGAGCTGCTGGAAATCATCATGCGCGACAAGGCCTGGAACAACGAAGTACCGCGCAAGACCTTTGTGGCTATTCTGGAACTACTGACCCCGCCCAAACCCAAAGTCGACCCGGCAGCTGCCGGCAAGGCCACAGGCGGTATCGAGGTGCTGGGCAAAGTGGTCACGGAACAAGACCCGCAAGCGCAGCTGGTCGCCAGCTACCGCCGCAAGCTCAGCATGGCGCTGAACTGA
- the purE gene encoding 5-(carboxyamino)imidazole ribonucleotide mutase: MKTIQIGVVMGSNSDWDTMQHAVQILQQFGIGFEARVISAHRMPDDMFRYAEAAAGRGLKAIIAGAGGAAHLPGMLAAKTTVPVLGVPVQSKALSGVDSLHSIVQMPKGIPVATFAIGSAGAANAALFAVALLANENPDLRMELDAFRIDQTQTARNMTLPVTGSAT, translated from the coding sequence ATGAAAACAATTCAAATCGGCGTCGTCATGGGTTCCAACTCGGATTGGGACACCATGCAACACGCAGTCCAGATTCTCCAACAGTTTGGTATCGGCTTTGAGGCGCGCGTCATTTCCGCCCATCGCATGCCTGACGACATGTTCCGCTACGCCGAGGCCGCTGCGGGCCGGGGCCTGAAGGCCATCATCGCCGGAGCGGGCGGTGCGGCCCATCTGCCGGGCATGCTGGCGGCCAAAACCACGGTGCCGGTGCTGGGTGTGCCGGTGCAGAGCAAAGCGCTCTCCGGGGTCGACTCTTTGCACAGCATTGTGCAAATGCCCAAGGGCATTCCGGTCGCGACCTTTGCCATCGGCAGCGCCGGTGCTGCCAACGCTGCCCTGTTTGCAGTAGCGCTGCTGGCCAACGAAAACCCTGACCTGCGTATGGAGCTGGATGCGTTCCGCATCGACCAGACGCAAACCGCCCGCAACATGACCCTGCCGGTGACCGGTAGCGCGACCTAA
- a CDS encoding 5-(carboxyamino)imidazole ribonucleotide synthase → MDTAPAAAALGGSKETTLGVMGGGQLGRMFAHAAQQMGFFTAVLDPDTTSPAGRISHHHVQTAYTDPEGLARLAAVSAAITTEFENVPAEALNQLARSRPVAPSGAAVAIAQDRTAEKAHFVQCGVPCAPYAVIETAEQLAVIDANLLPGILKTARMGYDGKGQVRVKTPVELAAAWTDLGQVPCVLEKMLPLQWECSVIVARGADGTCVNLPVQRNLHRDGILAVTEVYEGNVPPALAERAVAAAKSIAQGVGYVGVLCVEFFVLDESNPAAAGLGGLVVNEMAPRPHNSGHYSMDACDVSQFHLQVRTLAGLPLVQPRQHSPSIMLNLLGDVWPEDGRNGGVPDWSAVLALPGTHLHLYGKLDAKKGRKMGHLNITGATIEQVRATALEAARILGIAAF, encoded by the coding sequence ATGGACACCGCACCGGCCGCTGCCGCGTTAGGCGGCAGCAAAGAGACCACCTTGGGCGTGATGGGTGGTGGCCAGCTAGGTCGCATGTTTGCGCATGCTGCGCAGCAGATGGGTTTTTTCACCGCCGTGCTGGACCCGGATACGACCAGCCCTGCCGGTCGCATCAGCCACCACCATGTGCAAACTGCGTACACCGACCCTGAGGGCTTGGCCCGATTGGCTGCGGTGTCTGCCGCCATCACCACCGAGTTTGAGAATGTGCCGGCCGAGGCGCTGAACCAACTGGCGCGAAGCCGCCCGGTGGCGCCCAGCGGGGCTGCGGTTGCCATCGCGCAAGACCGCACGGCGGAAAAGGCGCACTTTGTGCAATGCGGCGTGCCTTGCGCCCCTTACGCAGTGATCGAGACGGCTGAGCAATTGGCCGTCATTGATGCCAATCTGCTGCCCGGTATTCTGAAGACCGCCCGCATGGGCTACGACGGCAAAGGCCAGGTGCGGGTCAAAACCCCCGTCGAGTTGGCTGCCGCATGGACCGACTTGGGGCAAGTGCCCTGTGTGCTGGAGAAGATGTTGCCCCTTCAGTGGGAGTGCAGCGTCATCGTGGCGCGCGGTGCCGATGGCACTTGCGTGAACCTGCCAGTGCAGCGCAACCTGCACCGCGACGGTATTCTGGCGGTCACTGAGGTTTATGAAGGAAATGTGCCTCCAGCCCTCGCGGAGCGTGCGGTTGCTGCTGCGAAATCGATAGCGCAGGGTGTGGGCTACGTCGGTGTGCTGTGTGTGGAGTTCTTTGTGCTCGATGAGTCGAACCCTGCCGCTGCTGGCCTGGGCGGCTTGGTGGTCAACGAAATGGCGCCGCGTCCGCACAACAGCGGCCACTACAGCATGGACGCCTGCGATGTCTCGCAGTTCCACCTGCAGGTGCGCACGCTGGCTGGCTTGCCGCTGGTGCAACCGCGCCAGCACAGCCCGTCCATCATGCTCAACCTGCTGGGCGATGTGTGGCCTGAGGATGGTCGTAATGGCGGTGTGCCCGATTGGTCTGCCGTGCTGGCCTTGCCCGGCACCCACCTGCACCTGTATGGCAAGCTCGACGCCAAAAAGGGCCGCAAGATGGGGCACCTCAATATCACCGGCGCCACCATCGAGCAGGTGCGCGCCACCGCGCTGGAAGCGGCCCGCATTCTCGGCATTGCCGCTTTTTGA
- a CDS encoding L-threonylcarbamoyladenylate synthase, whose protein sequence is MIVSAYHFADGIELAPDSIAAAADAVRAGGLMGLPTETVYGLGADASDPAAVGQIFAAKGRPADHPLIVHVAAFDGGMGGVAHYCARVPAFAQQLMSAFWPGPLTLILPRKDGVGAAAAGGQNSIGLRCPSHPVAQAVLSLLRKPSDGGRVVWGIAAPSANKFGRVSPTTAAHVHSEFGDDLLILDGGPCEVGIESTIIDCTRGAPVLLRPGSITAQQVEDACGRKLLSKEELEAQTQQAPRASGTLESHYAPSATVRLMDAQALQAALDLLSSAKPADPRPTIALYHRSPLQVRSPLVSPHRMPVHAQPAAHELFSKLREMDALGVKLIWVETPPDTPEWDGVRDRLTRAAA, encoded by the coding sequence ATGATTGTTTCTGCCTACCATTTCGCTGACGGTATTGAGCTTGCTCCTGATTCCATAGCTGCTGCCGCAGATGCCGTGCGCGCTGGAGGCCTGATGGGCTTGCCTACCGAGACGGTGTACGGCTTGGGGGCTGACGCCTCCGACCCGGCGGCCGTGGGGCAGATATTCGCCGCCAAGGGGCGTCCGGCGGACCACCCCCTGATCGTGCATGTGGCGGCCTTTGATGGCGGCATGGGCGGTGTGGCGCACTATTGCGCCCGGGTGCCGGCGTTTGCCCAGCAGCTGATGTCGGCCTTTTGGCCCGGTCCACTGACCCTGATCCTGCCGCGCAAGGACGGCGTAGGCGCAGCGGCTGCCGGCGGGCAAAACAGCATCGGACTGCGCTGCCCGTCACACCCGGTGGCCCAAGCGGTGCTGTCTTTGCTGCGCAAGCCCTCCGATGGCGGGCGCGTGGTCTGGGGGATTGCGGCCCCTAGCGCCAACAAATTCGGCCGGGTCAGCCCTACCACCGCGGCCCATGTGCACAGCGAATTTGGGGACGACTTGTTGATCCTCGATGGCGGCCCCTGCGAGGTGGGCATTGAGTCCACCATCATCGACTGCACCCGGGGTGCGCCGGTGCTCTTGCGCCCGGGGTCCATCACTGCCCAGCAGGTCGAAGACGCGTGCGGGCGTAAATTGCTATCAAAAGAAGAGCTGGAGGCGCAGACGCAGCAGGCGCCCCGGGCCTCCGGGACTCTGGAGTCTCACTATGCGCCCAGCGCCACCGTGCGTCTGATGGACGCCCAGGCCCTGCAAGCGGCCCTTGATTTGCTGAGCAGCGCAAAACCTGCGGACCCGCGCCCCACGATTGCGCTGTACCACCGCAGCCCGCTGCAGGTGCGTTCGCCGTTGGTGTCCCCCCACCGCATGCCGGTGCATGCCCAGCCGGCGGCGCACGAGCTGTTCTCCAAGCTGCGGGAGATGGATGCGCTCGGCGTGAAGCTGATCTGGGTTGAAACTCCGCCCGACACCCCCGAGTGGGATGGCGTGCGCGACCGCCTGACCCGCGCAGCGGCCTGA